The following are from one region of the Cellulomonas sp. WB94 genome:
- the lgt gene encoding prolipoprotein diacylglyceryl transferase, whose protein sequence is MTGTALTALAGKAGALALPASIPSPSQGVWNLGPFPLRAYALAILLGIVAAVILTRRRWVERGGIADDVLEIVFWAVPFGIVGGRVYHVISSPDAYFGPGGHPWKAFAIWEGGLGIWGAIALGGLGAWIGCRRQGVRTPAFADAVAPGLLVAQAIGRLGNWFNQELFGGPTTLPWGLQIDDAHLPAGYPSGTLFHPTFLYELLWNLAAAAVLIWLDRRFKLGHGRVFALYVVLYTSGRLWIELLRIDPAHTIGPFRLNVWTSIVVGLGALVAFVVVSRRHHGRETTLLRDPPATQGDEETAPEATR, encoded by the coding sequence ATGACGGGGACGGCGCTGACGGCTCTCGCGGGCAAGGCGGGGGCGCTCGCGCTGCCCGCGTCGATCCCCAGCCCGTCGCAGGGTGTGTGGAATCTCGGACCCTTCCCGCTGCGGGCCTACGCGTTGGCGATCCTGCTGGGCATCGTCGCCGCTGTGATCCTGACCCGACGGCGTTGGGTCGAGCGTGGCGGGATCGCCGACGACGTCCTCGAGATCGTGTTCTGGGCCGTGCCGTTCGGCATCGTCGGCGGCCGGGTCTACCACGTGATCAGCTCGCCCGACGCGTACTTCGGGCCCGGGGGGCACCCGTGGAAGGCCTTCGCTATCTGGGAGGGCGGGCTCGGCATCTGGGGTGCGATCGCACTCGGCGGGCTCGGCGCCTGGATCGGATGCCGTCGCCAGGGCGTGCGGACGCCGGCGTTCGCCGACGCGGTCGCGCCCGGCCTCCTCGTCGCCCAGGCCATCGGCCGGCTGGGCAACTGGTTCAACCAGGAGCTGTTCGGCGGTCCGACCACGCTGCCGTGGGGCCTGCAGATCGATGACGCGCACCTCCCCGCCGGGTACCCCTCCGGGACGCTCTTCCACCCGACGTTCCTGTACGAGCTGCTCTGGAACCTCGCGGCGGCAGCGGTCCTCATCTGGCTCGACCGCCGGTTCAAGCTCGGTCACGGTCGGGTGTTCGCCCTCTACGTGGTGCTCTACACGAGCGGGCGGCTGTGGATCGAGCTCCTGCGCATCGACCCCGCGCACACCATCGGCCCGTTCCGGCTCAACGTCTGGACCTCCATCGTCGTCGGCCTCGGAGCGCTGGTAGCGTTCGTCGTGGTCTCACGGCGGCATCATGGTCGCGAGACGACGCTCCTGCGAGATCCACCGGCAACGCAGGGCGACGAAGAGACGGCACCGGAAGCCACCCGCTGA
- the trpA gene encoding tryptophan synthase subunit alpha yields the protein MLTRLAAGTADSPGRAAFIGYLPLGYPDVPGSVDAALAMVDGGVDIVELGLPYSDPVMDGPTIQHAVEHALAGGARVREIFGAVERVAASGAPVLVMSYWNPVLRYGVEKFARDLASAGGAGLITPDLIPDEAGEWIAASEEHGLDRVFLVAPSSTPERLASTSAASRGFVYAASTMGVTGERGTVGTHAEQLVADTRAAGAEHVCVGLGVSRAAQAAEVARYADGVIVGSALVRALLEADDRTSGLDALRAVAADLAAGVRGARR from the coding sequence CTGCTCACCCGGCTGGCTGCCGGGACCGCGGACTCGCCCGGGCGCGCGGCATTCATCGGCTACCTGCCGCTCGGCTACCCCGACGTGCCCGGGTCGGTCGACGCGGCGCTCGCCATGGTCGACGGCGGCGTGGACATCGTCGAGCTCGGCCTGCCGTACTCCGACCCGGTCATGGACGGCCCGACCATCCAGCACGCGGTCGAGCACGCGCTCGCCGGCGGCGCGCGGGTGCGGGAGATCTTCGGGGCGGTGGAGCGGGTGGCCGCGTCCGGCGCGCCCGTGCTCGTCATGTCGTACTGGAACCCCGTGCTGCGCTACGGGGTCGAGAAGTTCGCGCGTGACCTGGCCTCCGCCGGCGGTGCGGGGCTCATCACCCCCGACCTGATCCCGGACGAGGCGGGGGAGTGGATCGCCGCGTCGGAGGAGCACGGCCTCGACCGGGTCTTCCTCGTGGCCCCCAGCTCCACCCCTGAGCGGCTCGCCTCGACGTCGGCCGCGTCTCGCGGGTTCGTCTACGCGGCGTCGACCATGGGCGTCACGGGGGAGCGCGGGACCGTCGGGACCCACGCCGAGCAGCTCGTCGCGGACACGCGAGCCGCGGGCGCCGAGCACGTGTGCGTCGGCCTCGGGGTCTCCCGCGCCGCGCAGGCCGCGGAGGTCGCGCGGTATGCCGACGGCGTGATCGTGGGGTCGGCCCTCGTGCGGGCGCTCCTCGAGGCGGACGACCGCACGTCGGGGCTCGACGCGCTGAGGGCGGTGGCGGCCGATCTCGCGGCGGGCGTGCGCGGGGCGCGACGATGA
- the trpB gene encoding tryptophan synthase subunit beta, which produces MASGPLSTHAGPYFGSFGGRFVPEALIAALDELDAEYHKALTDPAFGAELARLHKTYTGRPSPLTEVPRFATHVGEGIRVFLKREDLNHTGSHKINNVLGQALLVKRMGKTRVIAETGAGQHGVATATAAALMDLECTVYMGEEDMRRQALNVARMRLLGAEVVPVTIGTRTLKDAINEALRDWVANVDSTHYLLGTVTGPHPFPEMVRDFHKIIGEEAKVQLAEEIGRLPDAVAACVGGGSNAMGIFNAFLDELGVRLFGFEAGGEGIASGRHAARFSGGATGVLQGTKSYLLQDEDGQTLPSHSVSAGLDYPSVGPEHAWLHDIGRAEYRPVTDVEAMDAFQVLCRTEGIIPAIESAHALAGVIKLGPEVASWSLPAGQAPVILINLSGRGDKDVATAAKWFGLIDEQAAAAPTEGAQL; this is translated from the coding sequence CTGGCGTCAGGGCCGCTGAGCACCCACGCGGGGCCGTACTTCGGCAGCTTCGGGGGCCGGTTCGTGCCCGAGGCGCTCATCGCGGCGCTCGACGAGCTCGACGCCGAGTACCACAAGGCGCTCACCGACCCGGCGTTCGGCGCCGAGCTGGCACGGCTCCACAAGACGTACACGGGGCGGCCCAGCCCGCTCACGGAGGTGCCGCGGTTCGCGACGCACGTGGGCGAGGGCATCCGGGTGTTCCTCAAGCGCGAGGACCTCAACCACACCGGCTCGCACAAGATCAACAACGTGCTCGGACAGGCGCTGCTGGTCAAGCGCATGGGCAAGACCCGGGTCATCGCCGAGACGGGTGCGGGCCAGCACGGCGTCGCGACCGCGACCGCCGCCGCGCTCATGGACCTCGAGTGCACGGTGTACATGGGCGAGGAGGACATGCGCCGCCAGGCCCTCAACGTCGCGCGCATGCGCCTGCTCGGTGCCGAGGTCGTCCCCGTGACGATCGGCACGCGCACGCTCAAGGACGCGATCAACGAGGCGCTGCGGGACTGGGTCGCGAACGTCGACTCGACCCACTACCTGCTCGGCACCGTCACGGGGCCGCACCCGTTCCCGGAGATGGTGCGCGACTTCCACAAGATCATCGGCGAGGAGGCCAAGGTGCAGCTCGCCGAGGAGATCGGCCGGTTGCCCGACGCCGTCGCGGCCTGCGTCGGCGGCGGGTCCAACGCGATGGGGATCTTCAACGCGTTCCTCGACGAGCTGGGCGTCCGGCTGTTCGGGTTCGAGGCGGGCGGCGAGGGCATCGCCTCCGGACGGCACGCGGCGCGGTTCAGCGGTGGGGCGACGGGTGTGCTGCAGGGCACCAAGTCGTACCTGCTCCAGGACGAGGACGGCCAGACGCTCCCGAGCCACTCGGTCTCGGCCGGGCTCGACTACCCGAGCGTCGGCCCCGAGCACGCCTGGCTCCACGACATCGGCCGGGCCGAGTACCGCCCGGTGACCGACGTCGAGGCGATGGACGCGTTCCAGGTGCTGTGCCGCACCGAGGGGATCATCCCCGCGATCGAGTCCGCGCACGCCCTCGCGGGGGTGATCAAGCTCGGTCCCGAGGTCGCAAGCTGGTCGCTCCCGGCGGGGCAGGCCCCGGTCATCCTCATCAACCTGTCGGGACGCGGCGACAAGGACGTCGCGACCGCCGCGAAGTGGTTCGGGCTGATCGACGAGCAGGCTGCCGCCGCGCCCACCGAAGGGGCGCAGCTGTGA
- the trpC gene encoding indole-3-glycerol phosphate synthase TrpC: MTVLDEIVAGVREDLAQREAATPLAAVKERAGRMTEAKDCISRLRVSDAVTVIAEVKRSSPSRGSLASIADPAALALEYEKGGAAVISVLTEQRKFNGSLADLDSVRGAVDIPVLRKDFIVTPYQVWEARAHGADLVLLIVAALEQTVLTSLIERVHSLGMTALVEVHDVDEVARAVDAGAKVIGVNARNLKTLDVDRTTFARVAPSIPAGIVKIAESGVRGPHDVMDYARAGADAVLVGEALVTDEAPRKSVADLVAAGAHPSLRAVRQ, from the coding sequence ATGACCGTGCTGGACGAGATCGTCGCAGGCGTTCGAGAGGATCTGGCGCAACGCGAGGCCGCGACGCCATTGGCAGCAGTCAAGGAACGCGCAGGCCGCATGACCGAGGCCAAAGACTGCATCAGTCGGCTGCGCGTCAGCGACGCCGTGACGGTCATCGCCGAGGTCAAGCGCTCGAGCCCGAGCCGCGGCTCCCTCGCGTCGATCGCCGATCCCGCCGCGCTCGCGCTCGAGTACGAGAAGGGCGGCGCCGCCGTCATCTCGGTCCTGACCGAGCAGCGGAAGTTCAACGGCTCGCTCGCCGACCTGGACTCTGTCCGGGGCGCGGTCGACATCCCCGTGCTGCGCAAGGACTTCATCGTCACCCCGTACCAGGTCTGGGAGGCGCGAGCGCACGGCGCCGACCTCGTCCTGCTCATCGTCGCCGCCCTCGAGCAGACGGTGCTGACGTCCCTCATCGAGCGCGTGCACTCCCTGGGGATGACTGCGCTCGTCGAGGTGCACGACGTCGACGAGGTCGCCCGGGCGGTCGATGCGGGCGCCAAGGTCATCGGGGTCAACGCGCGCAACCTCAAGACGCTCGACGTCGACCGGACCACGTTCGCCCGGGTCGCACCGTCGATCCCCGCGGGGATCGTGAAGATCGCCGAGTCGGGTGTCCGCGGCCCGCACGACGTCATGGACTACGCGCGGGCAGGGGCGGACGCCGTGCTTGTCGGCGAGGCGCTCGTCACCGACGAGGCTCCCCGCAAGTCGGTCGCCGACCTCGTCGCCGCCGGGGCGCACCCCTCGTTGCGGGCGGTCCGGCAGTGA
- a CDS encoding DUF2752 domain-containing protein, producing the protein MRHPVADLDRLRGPLVVGGLVAAATAYVAVVDPSSPGHYLGCPLYVLTGHFCAGCGALRATHDLAHGDLAGAWAMNPLWVVVVPLLVVAWLCWTARSWCGPAAASDVPAVRRGVWVPWVVLVVTVAFTVLRNVPVLAPWLAP; encoded by the coding sequence GTGCGGCACCCCGTGGCGGACCTCGACCGCCTGCGGGGACCCCTCGTCGTCGGCGGGCTCGTGGCCGCCGCGACGGCGTACGTGGCGGTCGTGGACCCGAGCTCGCCCGGCCACTACCTCGGGTGCCCGCTCTACGTCCTGACGGGCCACTTCTGCGCGGGGTGCGGCGCGCTGCGCGCCACTCACGACCTCGCGCACGGTGACCTCGCGGGAGCCTGGGCGATGAACCCGCTGTGGGTCGTGGTGGTGCCGCTGCTCGTCGTCGCCTGGCTGTGCTGGACCGCCCGATCATGGTGCGGCCCGGCCGCAGCGAGCGATGTTCCCGCCGTCCGGCGTGGCGTCTGGGTCCCGTGGGTCGTGCTCGTGGTGACCGTGGCGTTCACGGTCCTGCGCAACGTGCCGGTCCTCGCGCCGTGGCTCGCGCCCTGA
- a CDS encoding DUF4190 domain-containing protein — MSTPNEPQDPYAVGGQPVQPGDGPPEPPAEPTFPAAPPYGAPPVQPQQPGYPVGQPGYPAAPPYGAPTVQPADPAAPPYGASPPYGATPYPAASAYGAAPGYGGAYAYPKNNLAIWSIVLAVLGIVLLCGPFTGIPAVILGNNAKRAVASGEANNGSLATAGIIVGWIAIGLAVLGAALFALLVANAGSWSDYVDTYSTTR, encoded by the coding sequence ATGTCGACCCCGAACGAGCCGCAGGACCCGTATGCCGTCGGCGGCCAGCCCGTGCAGCCCGGCGACGGCCCACCCGAGCCGCCCGCTGAGCCCACGTTCCCCGCTGCCCCGCCGTACGGCGCACCGCCCGTCCAGCCTCAGCAGCCCGGGTACCCGGTCGGCCAGCCCGGCTACCCGGCGGCGCCGCCCTACGGCGCACCGACCGTCCAGCCCGCCGACCCGGCGGCCCCGCCCTACGGCGCGAGCCCGCCCTATGGCGCGACCCCGTACCCGGCGGCATCTGCGTACGGTGCTGCGCCCGGCTACGGCGGCGCGTACGCCTACCCGAAGAACAACCTCGCGATCTGGTCGATCGTCCTCGCGGTCCTCGGCATCGTCCTGCTGTGCGGCCCGTTCACGGGTATCCCCGCGGTGATCCTCGGGAACAACGCGAAGCGAGCCGTCGCGTCCGGAGAGGCCAACAACGGGAGCCTGGCGACGGCCGGGATCATCGTCGGATGGATCGCGATCGGCCTCGCGGTGCTCGGAGCTGCGCTCTTCGCCCTCCTGGTGGCCAACGCGGGCAGCTGGAGCGACTACGTCGACACGTACTCGACCACGCGCTAG
- a CDS encoding HGxxPAAW family protein, protein MADQSVERRAERAVPAQAPVRDLSYLPPSAPPTNHGHTTAAWTTVIVVLVGAVLSSVAMIFAAVPLVWAGGVVIVLGIVAGKVLQILGYGQGGAATLAKQARTGGH, encoded by the coding sequence ATGGCCGATCAGTCCGTCGAACGTCGCGCCGAGCGCGCGGTCCCCGCGCAGGCCCCCGTCCGTGACCTGTCCTACCTGCCGCCGAGCGCACCTCCGACCAACCACGGGCACACGACCGCGGCCTGGACGACGGTCATCGTCGTGCTCGTCGGCGCGGTCCTGTCCTCCGTCGCGATGATCTTCGCGGCCGTCCCGCTCGTCTGGGCCGGAGGCGTCGTCATCGTGCTCGGGATCGTCGCGGGCAAGGTCCTCCAGATCCTCGGCTACGGCCAGGGCGGCGCAGCGACGCTGGCCAAGCAGGCGCGCACCGGCGGCCACTGA
- a CDS encoding Trp biosynthesis-associated membrane protein: MSEGSRRGRWVVALLVAAAATAGSTVPAWFRASGTSALTGGVEVAVPGGQAAPGVLAAAVVLLAAAAAVGLVGRLARWVVVAVVAAAGVVVLVSVVGVLRDPEPVATVAVAAVTGVTELAGPVAATPWPWVACALGLLDLLAGLGLARASARWGASSRRHEPTTSAATAEVDDDRSAWDALTRGDDPTAG, from the coding sequence GTGAGCGAGGGCTCTCGCCGCGGCCGATGGGTCGTGGCGCTGCTGGTCGCTGCGGCCGCGACGGCCGGCTCCACCGTGCCCGCGTGGTTCAGGGCGTCCGGGACGAGCGCGCTCACCGGTGGCGTCGAGGTCGCGGTCCCGGGTGGCCAGGCGGCGCCCGGGGTCCTCGCGGCCGCGGTGGTGCTGCTCGCGGCCGCGGCCGCGGTCGGACTCGTCGGGCGGCTGGCCCGCTGGGTCGTCGTCGCGGTCGTGGCTGCCGCGGGTGTCGTCGTCCTCGTGTCGGTCGTCGGCGTGCTCCGGGACCCCGAACCGGTCGCCACGGTCGCCGTCGCTGCTGTCACGGGGGTGACCGAGCTCGCCGGTCCCGTCGCAGCGACACCATGGCCCTGGGTCGCGTGCGCCCTGGGGCTGCTCGACCTGCTCGCAGGGCTCGGCCTCGCTCGTGCCTCGGCGCGGTGGGGTGCGTCGTCGCGCCGGCACGAGCCGACGACGTCGGCCGCGACCGCCGAGGTCGACGACGACCGGTCGGCCTGGGACGCCCTGACCCGCGGCGACGACCCGACCGCGGGCTGA
- a CDS encoding anthranilate synthase component I, translated as MTTPAAAPAPVQVPWGSTWPALADFRTLASDRRVIPVVRRLLADDVTPVGLYRTLAGGRPGTFVLESAEQDGTWSRYSFIGVRSRATLTTRDGQAVWSGDVPVGVPLDGAPLDVLAETLEVLRTPAVPGLPPLTSGLVGALGWDIVRQWEPTLPAKAPEELGVPEMTLCLVSDLVVVDHLDGSVWLVANAINFDNTDARVDDAYADALARLGAMQDALQHPAPPAAAVLADAGEPELEFRSTRAEFEASVRTGQEAIRDGEVFQVVISQRLDLDCPAAPIDVYRVLRTINPSPYMYYLQLQDADGNDFAVVGSSPETLVKVTDGRVVTFPIAGSRPRGATPEQDLALADELLADPKERAEHIMLVDLSRNDLVKVCEPASVEVVEFMAVKRFSHIMHICSTVVGHLREGATALQTLIAAFPAGTLSGAPKPRAIALIDEIEPARRGIYGGTVGYFDLAGDMDMAIAIRTALIRNGRASVQAGGGIVADSVPGLEYEESRNKAAAAVRAVQIAARLRSARG; from the coding sequence ATGACCACGCCCGCCGCCGCGCCCGCCCCGGTGCAGGTCCCGTGGGGCTCGACGTGGCCGGCGCTCGCGGACTTCCGCACCCTCGCGTCGGACCGTCGGGTGATCCCGGTGGTCCGCCGGCTCCTCGCGGACGACGTCACACCGGTCGGCCTGTACCGGACGCTCGCCGGCGGGCGACCGGGCACGTTCGTGCTCGAGTCCGCCGAGCAGGACGGCACCTGGTCGCGGTACTCGTTCATTGGCGTGCGCTCGCGCGCGACCCTGACGACCCGCGACGGCCAGGCGGTCTGGAGCGGCGACGTCCCGGTCGGGGTCCCGCTCGACGGCGCGCCTCTCGACGTCCTCGCCGAGACCCTCGAGGTCCTGCGGACGCCGGCGGTGCCCGGGCTGCCGCCGCTCACGAGCGGTCTCGTGGGCGCGCTCGGGTGGGACATCGTGCGCCAGTGGGAGCCGACCCTGCCCGCCAAGGCGCCCGAGGAGCTCGGCGTGCCCGAGATGACGCTGTGCCTCGTGAGCGATCTCGTCGTCGTCGACCACCTCGACGGCTCCGTGTGGCTCGTGGCGAACGCGATCAACTTCGACAACACCGACGCGCGCGTGGACGACGCGTACGCCGACGCGCTCGCGCGGCTCGGGGCGATGCAGGACGCGTTGCAGCACCCGGCGCCGCCGGCGGCCGCGGTGCTCGCCGACGCCGGGGAGCCCGAGCTCGAGTTCCGCTCGACGCGCGCCGAGTTCGAGGCGTCGGTGCGCACCGGGCAGGAGGCGATCCGCGACGGCGAGGTGTTCCAGGTCGTCATCTCCCAACGCCTCGACCTCGACTGCCCCGCCGCACCGATCGACGTGTACCGCGTGCTGCGGACCATCAACCCGAGCCCATACATGTACTACCTGCAGCTCCAGGACGCGGACGGCAACGACTTCGCCGTCGTCGGCTCCAGCCCCGAGACGCTCGTGAAGGTCACCGACGGCCGGGTCGTGACGTTCCCGATCGCCGGGTCACGGCCCCGCGGCGCGACGCCCGAGCAGGACCTGGCGCTCGCGGACGAGCTGCTCGCGGACCCCAAGGAGCGTGCCGAGCACATCATGCTCGTCGACCTGTCCCGCAACGACCTGGTCAAGGTCTGCGAGCCGGCGAGCGTCGAGGTCGTCGAGTTCATGGCGGTCAAGCGCTTCAGCCACATCATGCACATCTGCTCGACGGTCGTCGGGCACCTGCGCGAGGGGGCGACCGCGCTCCAGACGCTGATCGCGGCGTTCCCGGCCGGGACGCTCTCCGGGGCGCCGAAGCCCCGCGCGATCGCCTTGATCGACGAGATCGAGCCGGCACGCCGGGGGATCTACGGCGGGACGGTCGGTTACTTCGACCTCGCGGGTGACATGGACATGGCCATCGCGATCCGCACGGCTCTCATCCGGAACGGTCGGGCGAGCGTCCAGGCGGGCGGGGGGATCGTCGCCGACTCGGTGCCGGGGCTCGAGTACGAGGAGTCGCGCAACAAGGCGGCTGCGGCGGTCAGGGCCGTGCAGATCGCCGCGCGGCTCAGATCGGCCCGCGGGTGA
- the hisI gene encoding phosphoribosyl-AMP cyclohydrolase — MPDQPTSAAAPSTAAPWTASSSTGPVASTSSALDPEIAALLKRDDAGLVAAVVQQHDTGEVLMVGWMDDEALRRTLTSGRVTFWSRSRREYWRKGDTSGHAQYVQSVAIDCDGDALLVRVDQVGAACHTGARTCFDAGGPLPAVVGHRPTPGVPSNPEGAS; from the coding sequence GTGCCCGACCAGCCCACCTCCGCCGCAGCCCCTTCGACCGCAGCACCCTGGACCGCCAGCTCCTCGACCGGGCCCGTCGCGTCGACCTCGTCGGCGCTCGACCCCGAGATCGCTGCGCTGCTCAAGCGCGACGACGCGGGTCTCGTCGCCGCGGTCGTGCAGCAGCACGACACGGGGGAGGTCCTCATGGTCGGCTGGATGGACGACGAGGCGCTGCGACGGACCCTGACGAGCGGGCGCGTGACGTTCTGGAGCCGGTCGCGCAGGGAGTACTGGCGCAAGGGCGACACGTCGGGCCACGCGCAGTACGTGCAGTCGGTCGCGATCGACTGCGACGGCGACGCGCTCCTGGTCCGTGTCGACCAGGTCGGCGCCGCCTGCCACACCGGCGCACGCACGTGCTTCGACGCGGGAGGCCCGCTGCCGGCCGTCGTCGGCCACCGCCCGACCCCGGGCGTCCCGTCGAACCCCGAAGGAGCCTCATGA
- a CDS encoding ABC transporter ATP-binding protein — protein MTDTDASADHTIGSSGTLGVWATLRRGVQVSPQLLEGFRVTMLLAVLAACGRVLVPIAVQQTIDSGVLASAGPDVARVAGLAALAAVGLLLGGACAALVNVRLIRASERGLATLRVTAFRHVHDLSILAQDTERRGSLVSRVTSDVDTISLFVQWGGIMLLVSILQIAVATGLMAVYSWQLTVLVWLCFVPLLVILGPLQKRVNVAYTRVRERVGALLGAISEAVVGAETIRAYGAQARTQRRIDTAIRATRDAAVRAQNLVALVFSSGVLVANLVLAVVVVAGTYLGVAGALSAGKLLAFLFLVQLFTGPVQMATEVLNELQNAVAGWRRVLAVIDTPIQVVDAGAAGVASPRGPATIELRGVGFAYPDGPPVLSGIDLTIPARTSVAVVGATGSGKTTVAKLIVRLMDPTHGQVLLDGVDLRAIRLSELRGRVVMVPQEGFLFDATLLENVVYGLPGLDVPSYEPVVRVAVENLGLTGWLDELPQGLATPVGQRGDRLSAGERQLVALVRAYLAEADLLVLDEATSAVDPATEVRIARALDSLTHGRSTVTIAHRLSTAEASDLVVVVDAGRVVEVGHHTDLVADGGVYAAMHRSWVSQTR, from the coding sequence GTGACGGACACGGACGCGTCGGCGGACCACACCATCGGCTCGTCGGGGACCCTGGGCGTGTGGGCGACCCTGCGCCGCGGCGTGCAGGTCTCGCCGCAGCTGCTCGAGGGGTTCCGGGTCACGATGCTGCTCGCGGTGCTCGCGGCGTGCGGGCGCGTCCTCGTGCCGATCGCCGTGCAGCAGACCATCGACTCCGGAGTGCTCGCGTCCGCCGGTCCTGACGTGGCACGGGTCGCCGGCCTCGCTGCCCTCGCCGCGGTCGGGCTGCTGCTGGGCGGCGCGTGCGCGGCGCTCGTCAACGTGCGGCTCATCCGGGCGAGCGAGCGCGGGCTCGCGACCCTGCGGGTCACGGCGTTCCGACACGTCCACGACCTGTCGATCCTTGCTCAGGACACCGAGCGTCGCGGTTCGCTCGTGTCGCGTGTGACGTCGGACGTCGACACCATCTCGCTGTTCGTGCAGTGGGGCGGCATCATGCTGCTCGTCTCGATCCTGCAGATCGCGGTCGCGACGGGCCTCATGGCCGTGTACTCGTGGCAGCTCACGGTCCTCGTGTGGCTGTGCTTCGTCCCGCTGCTCGTCATCCTCGGTCCGCTGCAGAAGCGTGTCAATGTCGCCTACACGCGAGTGCGGGAGCGCGTGGGCGCGCTGCTCGGTGCGATCTCCGAGGCCGTGGTGGGGGCCGAGACGATCCGGGCGTACGGCGCCCAGGCGCGCACGCAGCGGCGCATCGACACCGCGATACGTGCGACCCGTGACGCCGCGGTGCGCGCCCAGAACCTCGTCGCCCTCGTGTTCTCGAGCGGGGTGCTCGTCGCGAACCTCGTCCTCGCCGTCGTCGTCGTGGCCGGGACGTACCTGGGTGTCGCGGGCGCGCTGTCGGCCGGCAAGCTGTTGGCCTTCCTGTTCCTCGTCCAGCTGTTCACCGGTCCGGTGCAGATGGCGACCGAGGTGCTGAACGAGCTCCAGAACGCCGTCGCGGGCTGGCGTCGGGTCCTCGCCGTGATCGACACCCCCATCCAGGTGGTCGACGCCGGTGCTGCCGGCGTCGCGTCGCCGCGAGGACCCGCGACCATCGAGCTGCGCGGAGTGGGGTTCGCCTACCCGGACGGTCCGCCCGTCCTGAGTGGCATCGACCTGACGATCCCGGCCCGGACCTCGGTGGCCGTCGTCGGCGCCACCGGGTCCGGCAAGACGACCGTCGCCAAGCTCATCGTCCGGCTCATGGACCCCACGCACGGCCAGGTGCTGCTCGACGGCGTCGACCTGCGCGCCATCCGGCTCTCCGAGCTCCGCGGCCGCGTCGTCATGGTGCCGCAGGAGGGGTTCCTGTTCGACGCGACCCTGCTCGAGAACGTCGTGTACGGGCTGCCGGGCCTGGACGTCCCCTCGTACGAGCCGGTGGTGCGCGTCGCCGTGGAGAACCTCGGCCTGACCGGCTGGCTCGACGAGCTGCCGCAGGGGCTCGCGACCCCGGTGGGGCAGCGGGGGGACCGGCTGTCAGCGGGCGAACGTCAGCTTGTCGCTCTCGTGCGCGCCTACCTCGCCGAGGCCGACCTGCTCGTGCTCGACGAGGCGACCTCGGCGGTCGACCCGGCGACGGAGGTACGGATCGCTCGCGCGCTCGACTCGCTCACGCACGGGCGCAGCACCGTGACGATTGCGCACCGGCTCTCCACCGCGGAGGCGTCCGACCTCGTGGTCGTCGTCGACGCCGGCCGTGTGGTCGAGGTCGGCCACCACACCGACCTCGTGGCGGACGGCGGCGTCTACGCCGCGATGCACCGGTCGTGGGTCTCCCAGACACGGTGA